The Iamia sp. SCSIO 61187 genomic sequence TGCGTCCACGGCCGGGTGCGCTCCTCGTCGGCCCACCCGCCGACCAGGTCGACCACCACCTCGCCCCGGTGGACGACGTGGACGGCGCCGCCGACCTCGCCCCTGTCGGTGAAGTTGCCGACGAACGCCTCCCGCACCGCGGCGAAGCGCGGGTCGACCCACCCGTCGATCGGAACCGTCACCCGGCGAGTCTGCCGCACCACGCCCGCCGCCCCACGTGGCACCATCGGGCCCGTGACCGGCAGGCGGGCTGCGGCCCCGACCCTGGACGACCTCGTCCTCCTGCGGCGCGTCCGGGACCGCATGGACCGCGAGCACGCCCAGCCGCTCGACGTCGAGGCCCTGGCCCGCGGCGTCCACATGTCGGCCGGCCACCTCAGCCGGCAGTTCCGGCTGGCCTACGGCGAGTCGCCGTACTCGTACCTGATGACCCGGCGCATCGAGCGGCCCATGACCCTGCTGCGGCGGGGCGACATGAGCGTCACCGACGTCTGCTTCGCCGTGGGGTGCCAGTCGCTGGGCACCTTCAGCACCCGCTTCACCGAGCTGGTCGGCGTGCCGCCCAGCGTCTACCGGCGGGAGGCGGGCACGGCCACGGAGGGGATCCCGCCCTGCGTCGCCCGGCGGGTCACCCGACCGGTCAGGAATCGAGAAGCACGCGTCGCCGCCCCTCGCGCATCCTGATCGCCATGGACATCACCATCCACACCACGTTCCTGCCCCACACCGACCCGGAGGCCTCGCTGGCCTTCTACCGCGACCTGCTCGGCTTCGAGGTCCGCAAGGACGTCGGGTACGAGGACATGCGGTGGATCACGATCGGCCCTCCCGGCCAGACCGACACCAACGTCGTGCTGACGCCGCCGGCGGCGGACCCGGGCATCACCGACGACGAGCGCCGCACCATCGCCGAGATGATGGCCAAGGGCACCTACGCCAGCATCATGCTCGGGACCCCGGACCTCGACGGCACCTTCGAGAAGATCCAGGCCGGCGACGTCGAGATCGTGCAGGAGCCGACCGAGCAGGACTGGGGGGCCCGGGACTGCGCCGTCCGCGACCCCGCCGGCAACATGGTGCGCATCCAGGAGGTCCGATGACGGAGGCCGCGGCGGCCGACAGCCACGACATGATCCGCGTGCAGGGCGCGCGGGAGAACAACCTGAAGGACGTCAGCGTCGAGCTGCCCAAGCGGCGGCTGACGGTGTTCACCGGCGTCTCCGGGTCGGGCAAGAGCTCGCTGGTGTTCGCCACCATCGCGGCCGAGTCGCAGCGGCTGATCAACGAGACCTACAGCGCCTTCGTGCAGGGGTTCATGCCCACCCTGGCCCGCCCCGAGGTCGACCTGCTCGACGGCCTGACGACGGCGATCATCGTCGACCAGGAGCGGCTGGGGGCCAACCCCCGGTCGACGGTCGGCACGGTCACCGACGCCAACGCCATGCTGCGGATCCTCTTCAGCCGGCTGGGCCAGCCCCACATCGGCCCGCCCAACGCCTACTCGTTCAACGTCCCCTCGGTCTCGGCCAGCGGGTCGGTGGCGGTCGATCGGGGCGACAAGACGAAGCGGGAGAAGGTCACCTTCAACCGCCTCGGGGGGATGTGCCCCCGCTGCGAGGGGCGGGGGTCGGTCAGCGACTTCGACCTCACGGCGATGTACGACGCCACCAAGTCGCTCAACGAGGGGGCCCTGACGATCCCGGGCTACAGCATGGAGGGCTGGTACGGCCGGATCTTCCGGGGCTGCGGCTACTTCGACCCCGACAAGCCGATCGGGAGGTTCACCAAGCGGGAGCTCCACGACCTCCTCCACCGCGAGCCCACCAAGATCAAGGTCGAGGGGATCAACCTCACCTACTCCGGGCTGATCCCGCAGATCCAGAAGTCGTTCCTGTCCAAGGACGTCGACGCCATGCAGCCCCACATCCGGGCCTTCGTGGAGCGGGTGGTGACGTTCACGACCTGCCCCGACTGCGACGGCACCCGGCTCGGCCCCGAGGCCCGGTCGTCGACGATCGGCGGCACGAGCATCGCCGACGCGTGCGCCCTGCAGATCAGCGACCTGGCCGAGTGGGTCCGGGGGCTGGACGAGCCGTCGGTGGCCCCCCTCCTGGCCGGGCTCCAGCACCTGCTCGACTCGTTCGCGGCGATCGGGCTCGGGTACCTGTCGCTCGACCGGCCGTCGGGGACCCTGTCCGGGGGTGAGGCCCAGCGGACCAAGATGATCCGCCACCTCGGTTCGTCGCTGACCGACGTCACCTACGTCTTCGACGAGCCCACGATCGGCCTCCACCCCCACGACATCGAGCGGATGAACGCCCTCCTGCTCCAGCTGCGGGACAAGGGC encodes the following:
- a CDS encoding helix-turn-helix transcriptional regulator; its protein translation is MTGRRAAAPTLDDLVLLRRVRDRMDREHAQPLDVEALARGVHMSAGHLSRQFRLAYGESPYSYLMTRRIERPMTLLRRGDMSVTDVCFAVGCQSLGTFSTRFTELVGVPPSVYRREAGTATEGIPPCVARRVTRPVRNREARVAAPRAS
- a CDS encoding VOC family protein, producing MDITIHTTFLPHTDPEASLAFYRDLLGFEVRKDVGYEDMRWITIGPPGQTDTNVVLTPPAADPGITDDERRTIAEMMAKGTYASIMLGTPDLDGTFEKIQAGDVEIVQEPTEQDWGARDCAVRDPAGNMVRIQEVR
- a CDS encoding excinuclease ABC subunit UvrA translates to MTEAAAADSHDMIRVQGARENNLKDVSVELPKRRLTVFTGVSGSGKSSLVFATIAAESQRLINETYSAFVQGFMPTLARPEVDLLDGLTTAIIVDQERLGANPRSTVGTVTDANAMLRILFSRLGQPHIGPPNAYSFNVPSVSASGSVAVDRGDKTKREKVTFNRLGGMCPRCEGRGSVSDFDLTAMYDATKSLNEGALTIPGYSMEGWYGRIFRGCGYFDPDKPIGRFTKRELHDLLHREPTKIKVEGINLTYSGLIPQIQKSFLSKDVDAMQPHIRAFVERVVTFTTCPDCDGTRLGPEARSSTIGGTSIADACALQISDLAEWVRGLDEPSVAPLLAGLQHLLDSFAAIGLGYLSLDRPSGTLSGGEAQRTKMIRHLGSSLTDVTYVFDEPTIGLHPHDIERMNALLLQLRDKGNTVLVVEHKPETIAIADHVVDLGPGAGTAGGTVCFEGTVEGLRGSATTTGRHLDDRATLKPSVRAATGALEVRGASTHNLQDVDVDIPLGVLCVVTGVAGSGKSSLIHGSVAGRDGVVVVDQGAIRGSRRSNPATYTGLLDPIRKAFAKANGVKPALFSSNSEGACPTCNGAGVIFTELGVMATVESLCEECEGRRFQAAVLEHTLGGRNIAEVLAMSVTEAEAFFADGEAKVPAAHKVLDRLADVGLGYLSLGQPLTTLSGGERQRLKLATQMADKGEVYVLDEPTTGLHLADVGQLLGLLDRLVNAGRSVIVIEHHQAVMAHADWIIDLGPGPGHDGGRVVFEGPPSALIKKKTLTAKHLAQYVTTA